One stretch of Ornithinimicrobium ciconiae DNA includes these proteins:
- the tkt gene encoding transketolase, with amino-acid sequence MTETTQDTPNRDASLAAPVATEVGWTDLDVRAVDTARILAADAVQKVGNGHPGTAMSLAPVAYLLYQNVMKHDPSDPDWLGRDRFVLSCGHSSLTQYIQLYLNGYGLELSDLAALRTWGSLTPGHPEVHHTTGVELTTGPLGSGLATAVGMAMAQRRQRGLLDPDAAPGTSPFDHHIWVLASDGDIMEGVASEASSLAGHQELGNLTLIYDQNYISIEDDTDISFSEDVAKRYEAYGWNAVTVDWREQESYVENIDALFTALEDSKTSDKPTLVLLRTIIAWPAPTAQDTGASHGSALGADEVAATKKLLGFDPDVNFPDDPEVLAHARLVMDRGQAAHAEWDTAYNTWRDANADRATLLDRLLAKELPDGFADAFPVFDADAKGKATRAASGEVLNALADVMPELWGGSADLAGSNNTTMKGEPSFVPASKSTDMFAGNEFGRTLHFGIRENGMGMILSGIALEGLTRPYGGTFLVFSDYMRPAVRLASIQQLPVVYVWTHDSIGLGEDGPTHQPVEHLAALRAIPGLDVIRPADANETAVAWRTALQIHDHPMALALTRQNVPTWDRTEFASADLTEKGGYVLVDAEGGEPDVILIGTGSEVQLAVHARQQLAEQGVRARVVSMPCREWFDAQDQSYRDDVLPPTVRARVSVEAGVAQGWRELVGDAGRIISLDHFGASADYETLFREFGITAEAVAAAATESIAAARGDEAPAHNTPTEPSSGEPTIGDVPTSTQEK; translated from the coding sequence GTGACCGAGACGACCCAGGACACCCCGAATCGAGACGCGAGCCTCGCCGCCCCGGTGGCCACCGAGGTCGGCTGGACCGATCTCGACGTGCGCGCCGTCGACACCGCCCGGATCCTGGCCGCTGACGCAGTCCAGAAGGTCGGTAACGGCCACCCCGGGACGGCGATGAGCCTGGCCCCGGTCGCCTACCTGCTCTATCAGAACGTGATGAAGCACGACCCGAGCGACCCCGACTGGCTGGGACGCGACCGGTTCGTCCTCTCCTGTGGGCACTCGAGCCTGACCCAGTACATCCAGCTCTATCTCAACGGTTACGGCCTGGAGCTGAGCGACCTGGCGGCGCTGCGCACCTGGGGCAGCCTGACCCCGGGGCACCCCGAGGTCCATCACACGACCGGTGTGGAACTGACCACCGGCCCGCTGGGCAGCGGTCTGGCGACTGCGGTCGGCATGGCGATGGCGCAGCGCCGTCAGCGTGGCCTGCTCGACCCGGACGCGGCTCCCGGCACCTCACCCTTCGACCACCACATCTGGGTCCTTGCCTCTGACGGCGACATCATGGAGGGCGTGGCCTCTGAGGCCTCCTCCCTGGCTGGGCACCAGGAGCTGGGTAACCTGACGCTGATCTACGACCAGAACTACATCTCCATCGAAGACGACACCGACATCTCCTTCTCCGAGGACGTCGCCAAGCGCTACGAGGCCTACGGCTGGAACGCCGTGACCGTCGACTGGCGCGAGCAGGAGTCGTATGTCGAGAACATCGACGCCCTGTTCACCGCCCTCGAGGACAGCAAGACCTCCGACAAGCCGACGCTGGTGCTGCTCCGGACGATCATCGCCTGGCCCGCCCCCACCGCGCAGGACACCGGCGCCTCGCACGGCTCGGCCCTGGGTGCCGACGAGGTCGCCGCGACCAAGAAGCTCCTCGGGTTCGATCCGGACGTGAACTTCCCGGACGACCCCGAGGTCCTGGCACACGCCCGCCTGGTGATGGACCGCGGACAGGCCGCGCACGCGGAGTGGGACACGGCATACAACACCTGGCGGGACGCCAACGCGGACCGGGCGACCCTCCTGGACCGCCTCCTGGCCAAGGAGCTGCCGGACGGCTTCGCAGACGCCTTCCCCGTCTTCGACGCCGACGCCAAGGGCAAGGCCACCCGCGCCGCCTCCGGTGAGGTGCTCAACGCCCTCGCCGATGTGATGCCCGAGCTGTGGGGCGGCTCGGCCGACCTGGCCGGCTCCAACAACACCACCATGAAGGGTGAGCCGAGCTTCGTCCCGGCGAGCAAGTCCACGGACATGTTCGCCGGCAACGAGTTTGGACGCACCCTGCACTTCGGCATCCGCGAGAACGGCATGGGCATGATCCTGTCGGGCATCGCACTGGAGGGCCTGACGCGACCCTACGGCGGCACCTTCCTGGTGTTCTCGGACTACATGCGCCCGGCCGTCCGGCTGGCCTCGATCCAACAGCTCCCGGTCGTCTATGTCTGGACCCACGACTCCATCGGTCTGGGTGAGGACGGCCCGACCCACCAGCCCGTCGAGCACCTCGCCGCACTGCGCGCGATCCCCGGCCTCGACGTGATCCGCCCGGCCGACGCCAACGAGACCGCCGTGGCCTGGCGCACCGCCCTGCAGATCCACGACCACCCGATGGCGCTGGCGCTGACCCGCCAGAACGTGCCGACCTGGGACCGCACCGAGTTCGCCTCCGCGGACCTGACGGAAAAGGGCGGCTACGTCCTGGTTGACGCGGAGGGCGGGGAGCCCGACGTGATCCTGATCGGCACCGGCTCGGAGGTCCAGCTGGCCGTGCACGCGCGCCAGCAGCTCGCCGAGCAGGGTGTGCGCGCCCGCGTGGTGAGCATGCCGTGTCGCGAGTGGTTCGACGCGCAGGACCAGTCCTACCGGGACGACGTCCTCCCGCCGACCGTGCGGGCCCGGGTCAGCGTCGAGGCCGGCGTGGCCCAGGGCTGGCGCGAGCTGGTAGGCGACGCCGGACGGATCATCAGCCTCGACCACTTCGGCGCCTCCGCCGACTACGAGACCCTCTTCCGCGAGTTCGGCATCACCGCCGAGGCCGTCGCCGCGGCGGCCACCGAGTCCATCGCCGCGGCCCGGGGCGACGAGGCCCCGGCCCACAACACCCCGACCGAACCGTCCTCCGGCGAGCCCACCATCGGCGACGTCCCCACCTCAACTCAGGAGAAGTGA
- the zwf gene encoding glucose-6-phosphate dehydrogenase — protein sequence MSAQHNPLRHPDDKRLPRIAGPCSMVMFGVTGDLARKKLMPAIYDLANRGLLPAGFSLVGFARRDWKQQDFGKVVHDSVRAHARTPFREDVWRSLAEGFRFVPGNFDDADAYRVLADTVRELDSERGTGGNHAFYLSIPPDYFATVCEQLRASGLSDPIPGSWRRVVIEKPFGHDLASAQELNEIVEGVFPPDSVFRIDHYLGKETVQNILALRFANQMFEPIWNSNYVDHVQITMAEDIGIGGRAGYYDTVGAAKDVIQNHLLQLLALTAMEEPIDFTAPSVRIEKLKVLASARLPEDLGSATSRGQYAAGWQGSELTQGYLEEAGVAPDSLTETYAALKVEVDTRRWAGVPFYLRAGKRLGKRVTEIAVVFKRAPHLPFSSTATEELGQNAIVIRIQPDEGITMRFGSKVPGTQMEVRDVTMDFGYGASFTESSPEAYERLILDVLLGDPPLFPRHEEVELSWRILDPVIDYWARNAVKPGAYPAGTWGPESADELMRRDGREWRLP from the coding sequence GTGTCCGCGCAGCATAACCCGCTGCGGCACCCGGACGACAAGCGCCTGCCCCGCATCGCGGGCCCGTGCAGCATGGTGATGTTCGGCGTCACCGGCGACCTGGCCCGCAAGAAGCTCATGCCGGCGATCTACGACCTCGCCAACCGCGGCCTGCTCCCGGCCGGGTTCTCCCTGGTCGGGTTCGCCCGGCGGGACTGGAAGCAGCAGGACTTCGGCAAGGTCGTGCACGACTCGGTGCGCGCCCACGCCCGCACCCCCTTCCGGGAGGACGTGTGGCGCAGCCTGGCGGAGGGCTTCCGGTTCGTGCCGGGCAACTTCGACGACGCGGATGCCTACCGGGTGCTGGCCGACACGGTGCGCGAGCTGGACTCCGAGCGCGGCACCGGGGGCAACCACGCGTTCTACCTCTCGATCCCGCCGGACTACTTCGCGACCGTCTGCGAGCAGTTGCGCGCTTCCGGCCTCAGCGACCCGATCCCGGGCAGCTGGCGTCGGGTGGTGATCGAGAAACCGTTCGGTCACGACCTGGCCAGTGCCCAGGAGCTCAACGAGATCGTCGAGGGGGTTTTCCCGCCCGACTCGGTCTTCCGGATCGACCACTACCTGGGCAAGGAGACGGTGCAGAACATCCTGGCCCTGCGTTTCGCCAACCAGATGTTTGAGCCGATCTGGAACAGCAACTACGTCGATCACGTGCAGATCACGATGGCCGAGGACATCGGGATCGGTGGCCGGGCCGGATACTACGACACGGTCGGCGCGGCCAAGGACGTCATCCAGAACCATCTGCTGCAGCTCCTGGCGCTGACCGCGATGGAGGAGCCGATCGACTTCACCGCCCCGTCCGTGCGCATCGAGAAGCTCAAGGTGCTCGCCTCCGCCCGACTGCCCGAGGACCTGGGCAGTGCGACGTCGCGGGGTCAGTATGCCGCGGGCTGGCAGGGCAGTGAACTCACCCAGGGCTACCTCGAGGAGGCCGGGGTCGCCCCCGACTCCCTCACCGAGACGTATGCCGCGCTGAAGGTGGAGGTGGACACCCGACGCTGGGCGGGGGTCCCGTTCTATCTGCGCGCCGGCAAACGGCTGGGCAAGCGGGTCACCGAGATCGCCGTGGTCTTCAAGCGGGCGCCGCATCTGCCGTTCAGCAGCACGGCGACCGAGGAGCTGGGGCAGAACGCCATCGTCATCCGGATCCAGCCGGATGAGGGCATCACGATGCGCTTCGGCTCCAAGGTGCCCGGCACCCAGATGGAGGTCCGCGACGTGACGATGGACTTCGGTTATGGCGCGTCGTTCACCGAGTCCAGCCCCGAGGCCTACGAGCGGCTCATCCTGGATGTGCTGCTCGGCGACCCCCCGCTGTTCCCACGTCACGAGGAGGTCGAGCTCTCCTGGCGGATCCTCGACCCCGTGATCGACTACTGGGCCCGCAACGCGGTGAAGCCGGGTGCCTACCCGGCTGGCACGTGGGGGCCGGAGTCGGCCGATGAGTTGATGCGCCGGGATGGGCGCGAGTGGAGACTGCCGTGA
- a CDS encoding ABC transporter permease, translated as MSTAPPANRHTATPGRPAPTARRILTQAVFETKGLLSHGEQLLVSVVLPLMALTGLAVTDVPSLGEGERIDLATAGVFALAIISTAFTGQAILLGFERRWGVLRMLGTTPLGRGGLLPAKALSVLAVVAVQFVVLGAVAAFLGWRPELSGLPGALAVTIAGVLAFASLAALIGGTLRAEGVLALANLLWILLAALGGVLISADRYPAPWDTVVSALPSAALGDGMREALVHGAFPATQILILLAWAGLTAALATRLLRWSD; from the coding sequence ATGAGCACCGCTCCCCCGGCCAATCGGCATACGGCCACCCCAGGGCGCCCCGCCCCCACCGCGCGCCGCATCCTGACCCAGGCGGTCTTTGAGACCAAGGGGCTGCTGAGCCACGGCGAGCAACTCCTGGTCAGTGTGGTCCTGCCGCTCATGGCGCTGACCGGACTCGCGGTGACCGACGTCCCGTCCCTGGGCGAGGGCGAGCGGATCGACCTCGCGACCGCTGGCGTCTTCGCCCTGGCGATCATCTCCACGGCGTTCACCGGGCAGGCCATCCTCCTCGGGTTCGAGCGGCGCTGGGGGGTGCTGCGGATGCTGGGCACCACGCCCCTGGGGCGCGGCGGACTCCTTCCCGCCAAGGCGCTCTCGGTGCTGGCTGTCGTCGCCGTCCAGTTCGTCGTGCTCGGTGCCGTCGCTGCTTTCCTCGGGTGGCGTCCGGAGCTCAGCGGACTGCCCGGTGCCCTGGCGGTGACGATCGCGGGAGTGCTCGCCTTCGCCTCCCTCGCTGCCCTGATCGGCGGCACGCTGCGCGCCGAGGGTGTCCTCGCGCTGGCCAACCTGCTGTGGATCCTGCTGGCCGCGCTCGGTGGGGTCCTGATCTCGGCGGACCGCTATCCCGCGCCGTGGGACACCGTGGTCAGCGCCCTGCCCTCCGCGGCCCTCGGCGACGGCATGCGCGAGGCCCTGGTGCACGGCGCGTTCCCCGCCACGCAGATCCTCATCCTACTCGCGTGGGCCGGGCTCACCGCGGCCCTCGCCACCCGTCTGCTGCGCTGGTCCGACTGA
- a CDS encoding glucose-6-phosphate isomerase: MSSLSVEALGAAADAVEAHLPTLVEDKVASRLFAQDPTLWGPEAESESAIRLSWTGLHRTSRPLVGEISALREELTSRGVHRIALCGMGGSSLAPEVICATAGVDLVVVDSSDPDMVRACVHDDLAGTAVVVSSKSGSTVETDSQRRIFIQAFQDAGIDPTERIIIVTDPGSAMDTQSRADGYRVINADPNVGGRYSALTAFGLVPSGLAGIDVGALLDEAEVVADLLAEDDPANPGLRLGAAMAGTEPLRDKLILTDRGTPIVGFADWAEQLIAESTGKEGTGVLPVVVGRAGAAPAVAGAPDATVVALTAEDDEETASEQVPSQINVAGTLGAQLLLWEVATAVAGRLLGINPFDQPDVESAKSAARDLMDNPSGGTEDALGTDGAVEIRTAGTALELGEASTSLEGSVDALLAQLDPDRGYLAVMVYLDRLAHADLESVRGTLETRLGRPVTFGWGPRFLHSTGQFHKGGPETGIYLQVTGAPVQDVPVPGKEFTLGTFIAAQAAGDAQVLADKGRPVLRLHLTEQEAGLAQLREVLGRS; this comes from the coding sequence GTGAGCTCACTGTCCGTCGAGGCGCTGGGCGCGGCGGCTGACGCCGTCGAGGCGCACCTGCCCACGCTGGTGGAGGACAAGGTCGCCTCCCGCCTGTTCGCGCAGGATCCCACCCTGTGGGGTCCTGAGGCCGAGTCCGAGTCCGCGATCCGGCTCTCCTGGACGGGCCTGCACCGCACCTCCCGTCCCCTGGTCGGGGAGATCTCTGCGCTGCGCGAGGAGCTCACCTCCCGCGGGGTGCACCGGATCGCCCTGTGCGGCATGGGCGGCTCCTCCCTGGCCCCCGAGGTGATCTGCGCAACGGCAGGGGTCGACCTCGTGGTCGTCGACTCCTCCGATCCGGACATGGTGCGCGCGTGCGTGCACGATGACCTGGCCGGGACCGCGGTGGTGGTCTCCTCCAAGTCCGGATCGACCGTCGAGACCGACTCCCAGCGCCGGATCTTCATCCAGGCCTTCCAGGACGCCGGAATCGACCCGACCGAGCGGATCATCATCGTCACCGACCCCGGCAGCGCGATGGACACGCAGTCCCGGGCCGACGGTTACCGCGTCATCAACGCCGACCCCAATGTCGGTGGGCGCTACTCGGCCCTGACCGCGTTCGGTCTCGTGCCATCGGGGCTGGCCGGCATCGACGTCGGGGCACTGCTGGACGAGGCCGAGGTGGTCGCCGACCTCCTCGCCGAGGACGACCCGGCCAACCCCGGCCTGCGGCTCGGCGCTGCCATGGCCGGCACCGAGCCCCTGCGCGACAAGTTGATCCTCACCGACCGCGGCACCCCCATCGTGGGTTTCGCCGACTGGGCCGAGCAGCTCATCGCCGAGAGCACCGGCAAGGAGGGCACCGGCGTGCTGCCGGTCGTCGTGGGCCGTGCCGGGGCAGCACCGGCCGTGGCCGGCGCCCCGGACGCCACGGTGGTCGCGCTGACCGCCGAGGACGACGAGGAGACTGCCAGCGAGCAGGTGCCCTCGCAGATCAACGTCGCCGGCACACTGGGTGCCCAGCTGCTGCTCTGGGAGGTCGCCACGGCGGTCGCCGGGCGGCTCCTGGGGATCAACCCGTTCGACCAGCCCGACGTCGAGAGCGCCAAGTCCGCCGCCCGCGACCTGATGGACAACCCCTCAGGTGGGACCGAGGACGCGCTCGGCACGGACGGTGCCGTCGAGATCCGGACCGCCGGCACGGCCCTGGAGCTCGGGGAGGCCAGCACCTCGCTCGAGGGCTCGGTCGACGCGCTCCTGGCGCAGCTGGACCCCGACCGCGGCTACCTGGCCGTCATGGTCTATCTGGACCGTCTCGCGCACGCCGACCTGGAGTCGGTGCGCGGCACCCTGGAGACCCGTCTGGGCCGCCCGGTCACCTTCGGCTGGGGACCGCGCTTCCTGCACTCCACCGGCCAGTTCCACAAGGGCGGACCGGAGACCGGGATCTATCTGCAGGTGACCGGGGCACCCGTCCAGGACGTTCCGGTGCCGGGCAAGGAGTTCACCCTCGGCACCTTCATCGCCGCCCAGGCGGCCGGTGACGCCCAGGTGCTCGCCGACAAGGGCCGACCGGTCCTGCGGCTGCACCTGACCGAGCAGGAGGCAGGGCTGGCCCAGCTCCGCGAGGTGCTGGGTCGCTCGTGA
- the tal gene encoding transaldolase — MTENTTSSSTPLADLSAAGVSIWLDDLSRTMISSGELQQLIDTRHVVGVTTNPTIFANALSDGEAYTEQVQQLAAAGSDVDTTVFALTTEDVRNACDVLKPVFDASGGVDGRVSIEVDPRLEADTEGTVEMAKKLWAEVDRENLFIKIPATVEGLPAISQVLAEGISVNVTLIFSLDRYRGVMNAFLTGLEQAREGGKDLSTIHSVASFFVSRVDSEIDNQLDAIGTPEATALKGKAGLANARLAYQAYEEVFSTPRWQNLADDGANAQRPLWASTGVKNPDYPDTLYVDGLVAPNTVNTMPHATMEATADHGVIPADSVTGTYAESQQVLDDLERVGVSYAQVVDTLETEGLDKFVKSWAGLLDSVQGELDRLGGEAR; from the coding sequence ATGACTGAGAACACCACGTCCTCGAGCACCCCCCTGGCAGATCTGTCCGCCGCCGGTGTCTCCATCTGGCTGGACGACCTCAGCCGCACCATGATCAGTTCCGGTGAACTCCAGCAGCTCATCGACACCCGCCATGTCGTCGGCGTCACCACCAACCCGACGATCTTCGCCAACGCCCTCTCTGACGGCGAGGCCTACACCGAGCAGGTGCAGCAGTTGGCTGCCGCCGGGTCGGACGTCGACACCACGGTCTTCGCGCTGACCACCGAGGACGTCCGCAACGCCTGCGACGTGCTCAAGCCCGTCTTCGACGCCTCGGGCGGGGTCGACGGTCGCGTCTCCATCGAGGTGGACCCGCGGTTGGAGGCCGACACCGAGGGCACGGTCGAGATGGCCAAGAAGCTCTGGGCCGAGGTCGACCGCGAGAACCTGTTCATCAAGATCCCGGCCACGGTCGAGGGGCTGCCCGCGATCAGCCAGGTGCTAGCCGAGGGGATCAGCGTCAACGTGACCCTGATCTTCTCCCTGGACCGCTACCGCGGGGTGATGAACGCCTTCCTCACCGGCCTCGAGCAGGCTCGTGAGGGTGGCAAGGACCTGTCCACGATCCACTCGGTCGCCTCGTTCTTCGTCTCCCGTGTCGACAGCGAGATCGACAACCAGCTCGACGCCATCGGCACCCCCGAGGCCACCGCGCTGAAGGGCAAGGCAGGGCTGGCCAACGCCCGCCTGGCCTACCAGGCCTACGAGGAGGTCTTCTCCACCCCGCGCTGGCAGAACCTCGCCGACGACGGGGCCAACGCCCAGCGGCCGCTGTGGGCCTCCACCGGGGTGAAGAACCCGGACTACCCGGACACGCTGTATGTCGACGGGCTGGTCGCCCCGAACACCGTCAACACCATGCCGCACGCCACCATGGAGGCCACGGCCGACCACGGGGTGATCCCGGCCGACTCGGTGACCGGCACCTATGCCGAGTCCCAGCAGGTCCTCGACGACCTGGAGCGGGTCGGCGTCAGCTATGCCCAGGTGGTGGACACCCTGGAGACCGAGGGTCTGGACAAGTTCGTGAAGTCCTGGGCCGGGCTGCTCGACTCTGTCCAGGGCGAGCTCGACCGGCTGGGTGGCGAAGCCAGGTGA
- a CDS encoding heme o synthase, which yields MTTLDRATGTTNPVADRGWRQVVGDYVALTKPRIIELLLVTTFPVMFLAEGGIPSLWLMVATLVGGTLAAASANTLNCYLDRDIDAQMHRTENRPLVTGVITPRAAMIFGVVLGVIATLWLGLFVNWLSAWLGLGAIVLYVGFYTILLKRRTSQNIVWGGVAGCMPVLIGWSAVTNSLAWPALVLFMVIFFWTPPHYWPLSMRFKDDYAAAGVPMLPVVAEDVAVARKVVAYSWATIATSLLLIPVAPMGWIYTGVALLSGAVFLVEAHRLLSRAKAGETGNKLGAMRLFHFSISYLTLLFLGVAVDPLVFVALPF from the coding sequence GTGACCACTCTGGACCGCGCGACAGGGACGACCAACCCTGTCGCTGACCGTGGCTGGCGCCAGGTCGTCGGCGACTATGTCGCGCTGACCAAGCCCCGCATCATCGAGCTGCTGCTGGTCACCACCTTCCCGGTGATGTTTCTCGCCGAGGGCGGCATCCCCTCGCTCTGGCTGATGGTTGCCACCCTGGTCGGCGGCACGCTCGCCGCGGCCTCGGCCAACACGCTGAACTGTTATCTCGACCGGGACATCGATGCCCAGATGCATCGCACGGAGAACCGTCCGCTGGTCACCGGGGTGATCACGCCACGGGCCGCGATGATCTTCGGCGTCGTGCTCGGGGTCATCGCGACCCTGTGGCTGGGCCTGTTCGTCAACTGGCTCTCGGCCTGGCTGGGGCTGGGCGCGATCGTGCTCTACGTCGGCTTCTACACGATCCTGCTCAAGCGGCGCACCTCGCAGAACATCGTCTGGGGCGGCGTCGCGGGCTGTATGCCGGTGCTGATCGGTTGGTCCGCGGTGACCAACTCGCTGGCCTGGCCGGCGCTCGTGCTGTTCATGGTCATCTTCTTCTGGACGCCGCCGCACTACTGGCCGCTGTCGATGCGCTTCAAGGACGACTATGCCGCGGCCGGGGTGCCGATGCTGCCGGTCGTGGCGGAGGACGTGGCGGTAGCGCGCAAGGTCGTGGCCTACTCGTGGGCCACCATCGCCACCTCGCTGCTGCTCATCCCGGTCGCGCCGATGGGCTGGATCTACACCGGTGTCGCGCTGCTCTCCGGTGCGGTCTTCCTCGTCGAGGCCCACCGGCTGCTGAGCCGCGCCAAGGCGGGGGAGACCGGCAACAAGCTCGGCGCGATGCGCCTCTTCCACTTCTCGATCAGCTATCTGACGCTGCTCTTCCTGGGCGTCGCGGTCGACCCCCTGGTCTTCGTCGCGCTCCCGTTCTGA
- a CDS encoding COX15/CtaA family protein, with translation MPVNSAWLRRILAFNLVLQVLIVITGGLVRLTGSGLGCPTWPRCEGDSFTPVIHDAMTFHPFVEYGNRMLSVLVGVGALLTVWAVWRWARSRTPMMPLAWAILGLTIGQGALGGITVLTRLHPITVMGHFLVSMSLVMLSTWLVLRERQPDHRARPVAPLIVRQLAAATSLALVAVLVLGTIVTGSGPHSGDAEHPARFGLDARTISWLHADAVMLFVGLVVAMVVATRLVSRAVRSREWWGWVLLISLAQGVIGYTQYLTGLPELLVLVHMLGAAALTATVTGGVLTLWDREPAAVGDTDVTGAPELTARQR, from the coding sequence GTGCCCGTGAACTCTGCCTGGCTGCGCCGGATCCTCGCCTTCAACCTCGTCCTGCAGGTGCTCATCGTCATCACTGGCGGCCTGGTCCGGCTGACCGGCAGTGGCCTGGGCTGCCCGACGTGGCCCCGCTGCGAGGGTGACTCGTTCACCCCGGTGATCCACGACGCGATGACCTTCCACCCGTTCGTGGAGTACGGCAACAGGATGTTGAGTGTCCTCGTCGGCGTCGGCGCCCTGCTGACGGTCTGGGCCGTATGGCGGTGGGCCCGGTCCCGCACCCCGATGATGCCGCTGGCATGGGCGATCCTCGGCCTCACCATCGGCCAGGGGGCGCTCGGTGGGATCACCGTGCTGACCCGGCTCCACCCGATCACGGTCATGGGGCACTTCCTGGTGTCCATGTCGCTGGTGATGCTGAGCACCTGGCTGGTGCTGCGGGAGCGGCAGCCCGACCACCGGGCCCGTCCGGTGGCACCGCTCATCGTCCGACAGCTGGCCGCGGCCACCTCGCTGGCGCTGGTGGCGGTCCTGGTCCTGGGCACCATCGTGACCGGCTCGGGTCCCCACTCCGGCGATGCCGAGCACCCGGCCCGGTTCGGCCTCGACGCCCGCACGATCTCCTGGCTGCACGCCGACGCGGTGATGCTCTTTGTCGGGCTCGTCGTGGCGATGGTGGTCGCCACGCGTCTGGTCTCACGTGCAGTCCGCTCCCGCGAGTGGTGGGGGTGGGTGCTGCTGATCTCCCTGGCCCAGGGCGTCATCGGCTACACGCAGTACCTCACCGGACTCCCCGAACTGCTGGTGCTCGTCCACATGCTGGGCGCCGCGGCGCTGACGGCGACCGTCACCGGTGGGGTGCTCACACTCTGGGACCGGGAGCCTGCTGCGGTCGGAGACACCGACGTCACGGGAGCTCCGGAGCTCACTGCGCGTCAGCGTTGA